One genomic region from Anguilla rostrata isolate EN2019 chromosome 2, ASM1855537v3, whole genome shotgun sequence encodes:
- the gtpbp2b gene encoding GTP-binding protein 2b, with product MRSKKTCSKNSKKSKNRATRNTKSCKNPPYLPPEAEEGNIEYKLKLVNPTQSRFEHLVTQMKWRLQEGRGEAVYQIGVEDNGLLVGLSEEDMKASLKTLRRMAEKVGADITIIREREVDYDSDTPRKIAEVLVRKVPDDQQFLDLRVAVLGNVDSGKSTLLGVLTQGELDNGRGRARLNLFRHLHEIQTGRTSSISFEILGFNSKGEVVNYSGSRTAEQICESSSKMITFIDLAGHHKYLKTTIFGLTSYCPDFAMLVVGANTGIAGTTREHLGLAMALKVPIFIVVTKVDLCSRGTVERTVRQLERVLKQPGCNKVPMLVANGDDAVTAAQRFAQSPSVTPIFTLSSVSGESLDLLKVFFNILPPLSNSKEQEELMQQLTEFQVDEIYTVPEVGTVVGGTLYSGICREGDRLVVGPTDEGQFLGLKVSSMQRNRSACRVLRAGQAATLALGNFDRSLLRKGMVMVSPEMNPTICWLFEAEIVLLFHARTFRKGFQVTVHVGNVRQTAIVERLHGKEELRTGEKAVVRFRFIKHPEYLKVGAKLLFREGVTKGIGHVTHLQPASLHQHRP from the exons ATGAGgtccaaaaaaacatgttcgaaaaacagcaaaaagtcaaaaaatcGAGCGACCAGGAATACGAAATCCTGCAAAAACCCGCCGTATTTGCCTCCCGAG GCTGAAGAAGGCAACATAGAATACAAG CTGAAGCTGGTGAACCCCACCCAGTCCCGCTTCGAGCACCTGGTGACGCAGATGAAATGGAGGCTCCAGGAGGGTCGGGGCGAGGCGGTGTACCAGATCGGCGTCGAGGACAACGGGCTGCTGGTGGGCCTATCAGAGGAGGACATGAAGGCGTCACTCAAGACCCTACGCAGGATGGCAGAGAA ggTTGGTGCTGACATCACGAttatcagagagagggaggtggactACGACTCGGACACCCCCAGGAAAATCGCTGAGGTTTTAGTCCGGAAGGTTCCGGACGACCAGCAG ttCCTTGACCTGCGGGTGGCGGTGTTGGGTAATGTAGACTCGGGGAAGTCCACCCTGTTGGGCGTGCTGACTCAGGGAGAGCTGGATAACGGGCGTGGTCGAGCACGTCTCAACCTCTTCAGACACCTCCACGAGATCCAGACAGGCAGGACCTCCAGCATCAGCTTCGAGATCCTGGGCTTCAACAGTAAAGGCGAG GTGGTGAATTACAGTGGGTCTCGCACTGCCGAGCAGATCTGTGAGAGCAGCTCCAAGATGATCACCTTCATCGACCTGGCCGGGCATCACAAGTACCTGAAGACCACCATCTTTGGCCTGACCAGCTACTGCCCCGACTTTGCCATGTTGGTGGTGGGGGCCAACACAGGCATCG cggGTACGACGCGGGAGCACCTGGGCCTGGCCATGGCCCTGAAGGTGCCCATCTTCATCGTGGTGACGAAGGTGGACCTGTGCTCGCGCGGGACGGTGGAGCGGACCGTGCGCCAGCTGGAGCGGGTCCTAAAACAGCCCGGCTGCAACAAGGTGCCCATGCTGGTCGCCAACGGCGACGACGCCGTCACCGCCGCCCAGCGATTCGCCCAGTCGCCCAG TGTCACCCCCATCTTCACCCTGTCCAGCGTGTCGGGGGAGAGTCTGGACCTGCTCAAGGTCTTCTTCAACATCCTGCCCCCACTCAGCAACAgcaaggagcaggaggagctaATGCAGCAGCTGACCGAGTTCCAG GTGGATGAGATTTACACAGTGCCAGAGGTGGGGACGGTGGTGGGAGGAACCCTGTACAG TGGGATctgcagggagggggacagGCTGGTTGTGGGCCCCACAGATGAGGGCCAGTTCCTGGGGCTGAAGGTGAGCAGCATGCAGAGGAACCGCTCGGCCTGCAGGGTGCTGAGGGCCGGCCAGGCCGCCACGCTGGCGCTGGGGAACTTCGACCGCTCGCTGCTGCGCAAG GGCATGGTGATGGTGAGCCCGGAGATGAACCCCACCATCTGCTGGCTGTTCGAGGCCGAGATCGTGCTGCTCTTCCACGCCAGAACCTTCCGGAAGGGCTTCCAGGTGACGGTGCACGTGGGCAACGTCCGGCAGACGGCCATCGTGGAACGGCTGCACGGAAAG GAGGAGCTGCGCACGGGCGAGAAGGCGGTGGTGCGGTTCAGGTTCATCAAGCACCCCGAGTACCTGAAGGTGGGGGCCAAGCTGCTGTTCCGCGAGGGCGTGACCAAGGGCATCGGCCATGTCACTCACCTACAGCCCGCCTCCCTGCATCAGCACCGCCCCTGA